Proteins encoded within one genomic window of Komagataella phaffii GS115 chromosome 3, complete sequence:
- a CDS encoding Arginyl-tRNA synthetase, with protein MLIAHKINLRTFFHFMLIKLPYCHLIKRAFATKVVTPRIAPEYRPTMLGSVESLTNNLNTLSLKLPEVNIQGSFPESNPVDLLRNYITQELSKISGVDKELIFPALEWGTTLEKGDLLIPVPRLRIKGANPKDLAEQWAAAFPKGGYLKDVIAQGPFLQFFFNTSVLYKLVISDALERGDDFGALPLGKGQKVIVEFSSPNIAKPFHAGHLRSTIIGGFISNLYEKLGHEVMRMNYLGDWGKQFGVLAVGFERYGDEAKLKTDPINHLFEVYVKINQDIKAQSESTEEIAEGQSLDDQARAFFKKMENGDESAVSLWKRFRELSIEKYIDTYARLNIKYDLYSGESQVPQEIMDEATKIFEEKGLLSEDQGAKLIDLTKFNKKLGKAIVQKKDGTSLYLTRDVGAAIDRYRKYKFDKMIYVIASQQDLHTAQFFEILKRMDFEWAKNLTHINFGMVLGMSSRKGTVVFLDTILEETKEKMHDVMRKNDSKYQQIANPEEVADLVGISAVMIQDMQSKRINNYEFKWERMTSFEGDTGPYLQYAHSRLASITRNADIDLAELPGADFGLLVEPQAEYLVRLLAQYPDVLRTSLKNHEPSTLVTYLFKLTHQVSSCYDVLWVAGQEKPLATARLALYASARQVLYNGMLLLGLTPVERM; from the coding sequence ATGCTAATCGCGCATAAAATAAATCTTCGAACTTTTTTCCATTTTATGCTCATAAAGCTTCCTTACTGTCACCTTATCAAAAGAGCTTTTGCCACTAAAGTAGTCACACCCAGAATTGCTCCCGAATATCGTCCAACAATGCTAGGATCTGTGGAAAGTTTGACAAATAATTTGAACACCTTGAGCTTGAAGCTTCCTGAAGTTAATATCCAAGGCTCCTTTCCAGAAAGTAACCCAGTGGACCTTTTGAGAAACTACATCACTCAAGAACTTAGTAAAATTTCTGGAGTTgacaaagaattgattTTCCCAGCCTTGGAATGGGGTACCACACTGGAAAAAGGTGATCTTTTGATCCCAGTTCCTCGTCTGAGAATAAAGGGTGCTAATCCTAAAGATTTAGCCGAACAATGGGCTGCTGCATTCCCAAAGGGTGGATATCTTAAAGACGTTATTGCGCAAGGACCTTTCTTGCAGTTCTTTTTTAACACATCGGTTCTGTACAAGTTGGTGATATCTGATGCTCTGGAGAGAGGCGATGACTTTGGTGCACTTCCTCTAGGAAAGGGACAAAAAGTTATAGTGGagttttcttctccaaatatTGCCAAACCTTTCCACGCTGGCCATCTTAGAAGTACAATCATCGGTGGTTTTATTTCCAATCTGTATGAAAAGCTGGGTCATGAAGTTATGAGGATGAATTATTTGGGAGACTGGGGAAAACAATTTGGTGTTCTTGCAGTAGGATTTGAGCGTTACGGTGATGAGGCAAAATTAAAGACTGATCCAATCAACCATTTGTTTGAGGTCTATGTTAAAATCAACCAAGATATTAAGGCTCAATCAGAGTCTACTGAGGAGATTGCAGAAGGGCAATCATTAGATGACCAGGCAAGAgcttttttcaagaaaatggaaaatgGCGACGAATCGGCTGTAAGCTTGTGGAAAAGATTCCGTGAGTTATCCATTGAGAAGTACATTGATACTTATGCCCGCCTCAACATCAAATATGATCTTTATTCTGGTGAGTCACAAGTCCCCCAGGAAATTATGGACGAAGCCACcaagatctttgaagaaaaaggcCTGCTTAGCGAAGATCAGGGTGCTAAACTGATCGATCTAACAAAGTTCAACAAGAAATTAGGAAAAGCTATCGTTCAGAAGAAGGATGGTACTTCATTATATTTAACTCGTGATGTTGGTGCTGCCATTGATCGTTACAGAAAGTATAAATTCGATAAAATGATCTACGTGATTGCCAGTCAACAAGATCTGCACACTGCTcagttctttgaaattctgaaaCGGATGGATTTTGAATGGGCTAAGAATTTGACTCACATCAACTTTGGTATGGTGTTGGGTATGTCTAGCCGAAAGGGAACAGTTGTTTTCTTAGACACTATTCTGGAAGAGACCAAGGAAAAGATGCACGATGTCATGCGTAAGAATGACTCCAAATACCAACAGATTGCCAATCCAGAGGAAGTTGCTGATTTGGTTGGTATATCAGCTGTCATGATCCAGGACATGCAGTCTAAACGTATTAACAATTATGAATTCAAATGGGAGCGTATGACTTCATTTGAAGGTGACACGGGTCCCTATTTGCAATATGCTCACTCTAGATTGGCGTCAATTACCAGAAATGCTGACATTGATCTCGCTGAGCTTCCAGGTGCTGATTTCGGGCTGTTAGTTGAGCCTCAAGCTGAATACTTGGTTCGTTTGTTAGCTCAGTACCCAGATGTTCTTAGgacttctttgaagaaccaCGAACCATCCACTTTAGTGACTTATCTGTTCAAGTTGACTCACCAGGTGTCTTCATGTTATGATGTTCTATGGGTTGCCGGACAAGAAAAACCATTGGCAACCGCTCGTTTAGCCCTTTACGCATCTGCTCGACAAGTTCTATATAACGGTATGTTGTTGTTAGGTTTGACTCCAGTTGAAAGAATGTAA
- a CDS encoding Cytoplasmic and vacuolar membrane protein involved in late endosome to vacuole transport: MNRLFGGRSNEPKPNLNDAINSIEERVSSIDVKLTKVNTELSTYQQKLSRMRDGPAKNAVKQKAMKLLKQRKQLEAQKDQLESQSWNMSQASMTTDNLKNTMITVSAMKSANKELKKTYGKIDIDKIESLQDEMLDLIDKSNELQDSLAQSYDVPDDISESELDAELDALGEEMDFDAELGESNGLPSYLQNNDELPTFVDDEQEKKEEVAA; this comes from the coding sequence ATGAACCGTTTGTTCGGAGGCAGAAGCAACGAACCCAAGCCCAATCTCAATGATGCAATCAATAGTATCGAGGAACGTGTCTCGTCCATCGATGTCAAACTCACCAAAGTCAACACTGAGCTCTCTACTTATCAGCAGAAGCTTTCTCGTATGAGAGATGGTCCTGCTAAAAACGCTGTTAAACAGAAGGCGATGAAGCTACTTAAACAACGTAAACAGCTGGAAGCCCAAAAAgatcaattggaatcaCAATCTTGGAACATGTCTCAAGCTTCCATGACCACGGATAATCTCAAAAACACAATGATCACAGTCAGTGCCATGAAGTCTGCCAataaagaattgaagaaaacgTACGGTAAGATTgatattgacaaaattgaATCTTTGCAAGACGAAATGCTTGATCTGATAGATAAATCTAATGAGTTGCAGGATTCATTGGCCCAAAGTTATGACGTTCCTGATGATATAAGTGAATCTGAACTTGATGCGGAACTAGATGCTTTAGGAGAGGAGATGGACTTTGATGCCGAATTAGGTGAGTCAAATGGATTACCTAGCTATCTACAGAACAATGATGAACTGCCAACATTTGTTGATGACGAAcaagagaaaaaggaagaagtGGCTGCCTGA
- a CDS encoding O-methyltransferase, catalyzes two different O-methylation steps in ubiquinone (Coenzyme Q) biosynth, whose amino-acid sequence MHHLRRQFSHVGRLLQQSKLTATSEIEMSHFNQLASTWWDVNGPQRILHKMNLLRMDFINDTIKSHLKLNKGVTDPEEQIYIPPFNVDNVLPKEIADRINGEQEIRRQQLWQQLKLDALDIGCGGGILSESLARLPVVNRVKGIDLSTEVLEVARQHKKLDPMVREKLTYELKAVEDLDPNTEQYDVVTMFEMLEHVNYPAEVLKAALRHVKPGGWIFISTINRDLISWFTTIFMGEHILKIVPLGTHTYDKYINEKELEKWVEDGHENSDLGDLRKQFEVAGSKGCVYLPCYGWKFTDNVEVGNYFMALKRRD is encoded by the coding sequence ATGCATCACTTAAGACGACAATTCAGCCATGTTGGTAGGCTTCTTCAGCAGTCTAAGCTGACAGCTACAAGTGAGATTGAGATGTCTCATTTTAATCAACTTGCGAGTACATGGTGGGATGTCAATGGACCCCAGAGAATTCTGCATAAGATGAACCTGTTGAGAATGGATTTCATTAATGACACCATCAAATCTCACTTAAAACTGAACAAAGGCGTCACAGACCCTGAAGAACAGATTTATATACCTCCTTTCAATGTTGACAACGTTCTTCCCAAAGAGATAGCGGACCGGATCAATGGTGAGCAAGAGATTCGAAGACAACAACTGTGGCAGCAATTGAAATTGGATGCCCTGGATATCGGTTGTGGTGGAGGTATTCTTAGTGAAAGTCTAGCCCGATTACCCGTGGTAAATAGAGTGAAGGGCATTGATTTGTCTACAGAAGTTTTGGAGGTGGCAAGACAACACAAGAAGCTTGATCCCATGGTTAGGGAAAAACTGACATACGAGCTAAAGGCCGTAGAGGATCTGGATCCAAATACCGAACAGTACGATGTGGTAACAATGTTTGAGATGTTAGAGCATGTGAATTATCCTGCTGAGGTCTTGAAGGCTGCTCTACGCCATGTGAAGCCTGGAGGATGGATTTTTATTAGTACCATTAATAGAGATCTAATTTCTTGGTTCACGACTATTTTCATGGGGGAACACATACTAAAGATTGTACCTCTTGGAACACACACATATGACAAATACATTAACGAGaaagagctggaaaaatGGGTTGAAGATGGTCACGAGAATTCGGATCTTGGTGACCTTAGGAAACAATTTGAGGTGGCAGGTTCCAAAGGATGTGTGTACTTGCCTTGTTATGGCTGGAAGTTCACTGACAATGTTGAGGTCGGTAATTATTTCATGGCTCTGAAAAGAAGGGACTGA
- a CDS encoding Cytoplasmic tryptophanyl-tRNA synthetase, aminoacylates tryptophanyl-tRNA — protein sequence MSQKELETATEQLHIKEESQVVTPWEVEGAIVDGKAQSIDYDKLIKDFGTRHITQETLDRFTKLTGHKPHHFITKGVFFSERDFGKILDLYEKKQPFFLYTGRGPSSDSMHLGHMVPFIFTKWLQDVFDVPLVIQLTDDEKFLFKPKLTIEDVKQFSKDNAKDIIAVGFDPKKTFIFSNLEYISGGFYENVVRISRQITTSTAKSVFGFGDSDCVGKMHFASIQIAPSFPSSFPDVLDLPPTAPALIPCAIDQDPYFRVSRDVAEKLKFSKPALLHSKFFPALQGASSKMSASDTNTAIFMTDTPAQIKKKINKYAFSGGQTTVEEHRELGGDPDVDVSYQYMKVFKDDDEFLRQTYDAYKSGDLLTGEMKQACIQVLQEFVKNFQDRRAAIDEDTLNAFMKPHRIS from the coding sequence ATGAGTCAAAAGGAGCTGGAAACTGCCACAGAACAGTTGCACATCAAGGAGGAATCCCAAGTAGTCACTCCATGGGAAGTCGAAGGAGCAATAGTTGACGGAAAGGCCCAATCTATTGATTATGACAAACTTATCAAGGATTTTGGTACTAGACATATTACACAGGAAACTTTAGACCGATTCACCAAACTCACAGGACACAAACCTCATCATTTTATTACAAAGGGTGTCTTTTTTAGTGAGAGAGATTTTGGTAAGATTCTAGATTTGTACGAGAAGAAACAGCCGTTTTTCCTGTACACTGGTAGAGGTCCGTCGAGTGATAGTATGCATTTGGGGCACATGGTCCCTTTTATCTTCACCAAATGGTTGCAAGATGTATTCGATGTTCCGTTGGTCATTCAGTTGacagatgatgaaaagtttttaTTCAAACCCAAGCTGaccattgaagatgttAAGCAATTTTCCAAGGACAATGCTAAGGATATCATCGCTGTTGGATTTGACCCAAAGAAAACCTTCATATTCTCCAACTTGGAGTACATTTCGGGCGGGTTTTACGAAAACGTTGTAAGAATTTCCAGACAGATTACCACTTCAACTGCAAAGTCTGtctttggttttggagATTCTGATTGTGTGGGTAAGATGCATTTCGCTTCGATTCAAATCGCTCCTTCTTTCCCCTCATCATTCCCTGATGTCTTGGACTTGCCTCCAACTGCACCGGCTTTGATTCCTTGTGCTATAGATCAAGATCCATATTTTAGAGTATCGAGAGATGTGGCCGAGAAGCTAAAATTCTCCAAGCCTGCTCTTCTGCATTCCAAATTCTTCCCTGCCCTTCAAGGTGCCTCCTCTAAGATGTCAGCATCTGACACCAACACCGCCATTTTCATGACTGATACTCCTGCtcagatcaaaaagaagattaaTAAGTACGCTTTTAGTGGGGGCCAGACCACTGTGGAAGAACATCGAGAACTAGGCGGTGATCCCGATGTTGATGTCTCCTACCAGTACATGAAGGtattcaaagatgatgatgaatttctCAGGCAAACGTATGATGCATACAAGTCAGGGGATCTTCTTACTGGTGAAATGAAGCAAGCATGTATTCAGGTATTGCAAGAGTTTGTaaagaactttcaagaCCGCAGAGCGGCCATCGACGAAGACACGTTGAATGCATTTATGAAGCCTCATCGTATATCTTAG
- a CDS encoding 3,4-dihydroxy-2-butanone-4-phosphate synthase (DHBP synthase), required for riboflavin biosynthesis: MSVFTPIEDALKAYKNGEFLIVMDDEDRENEGDLIVAAELITTQKMAFLVRYSSGYVCVPLSTKRAAELELPPMIKNRTDRQGTAYTHTVDARDGTTTGISASDRALTCQVLANPRSKPEELMRPGHICPLIAREGLLKERRGHTEAAVQLCELTGLQPAGVIGELVRDEDGSMMRLDDCVQFGLRHNVKIINLDQIIEYMDSKNS; this comes from the exons ATGTCCGTGTTTACGCCAATAGAGGACGCCCTGAAGGCTTACA AAAATGGAGAATTTCTCATCGTGATGGACGATGAAGACAGAGAAAACGAAGGCGACCTGATTGTTGCCGCAGAATTGATAACGACACAGAAAATGGCCTTCCTCGTGAGGTATTCCTCTGGATATGTTTGCGTTCCACTTTCCACCAAGAGAGCTGCAGAGTTAGAACTACCACCGATGATCAAGAACAGAACAGACAGGCAGGGCACTGCGTACACACACACTGTGGACGCCAGAGATGGCACTACCACTGGGATTTCCGCCTCTGACAGAGCGTTGACCTGCCAGGTTTTGGCCAACCCCAGGTCAAAACCCGAAGAGTTGATGAGACCGGGACATATTTGCCCTCTGATTGCACGAGAAGGcctgttgaaagagagaagagGGCACACGGAAGCTGCTGTTCAATTGTGTGAATTGACCGGATTACAACCTGCTGGAGTGATAGGAGAGCTGGTTCGTGACGAGGACGGCTCTATGATGCGATTAGACGACTGTGTTCAGTTTGGTCTCCGCCACAACGTAAAAATTATCAACCTTGACCAGATCATTGAATACATGGATTCCAAGAACAGCTAG